In Aedes albopictus strain Foshan chromosome 3, AalbF5, whole genome shotgun sequence, the following are encoded in one genomic region:
- the LOC134290561 gene encoding uncharacterized protein K02A2.6-like has product MHFVKDCQFSKHTCKQCKKTGHKEGYCGCFSKTFTESSGEKKTGAKKKPFNTKVIQTVQQVRSRRRFVTVIFNQKSAKLQLDCGSDITVISHRTWKMIGAPPSSPTSVEASTASGEPLELIGEFTCPITVGDTTLATVCYITSVADLNVIGLDWMDAFDLWWSKPLAAYCKQKVDEALDRLQRSDIISPVDFSDWAALIVVVKKPGGKVRVCADYSTGLNAALESNNYPLPTPEEIFSKVSGSRIFSIIDLSGAYLQVEVDDESKKLLTINIHRGLFRFNRLAPGVKSAPGAFQQLMAKMVAGLRGVEVFLDDILVHSKTLEEHNRILHMLFRRLREYGFHLRVEKCRFYQDQLKYLGHIISARGIQPDPAKIAAISEMPAPTDVSTLRSFLGAVNFYGKFVREMHQLRHPLDNLLKKDTKFVWNRECIGAVILHRFSNGTIKAVSHASKSLSAAEQNYSQIEKEALALVFACTKFHCMLWGRRFTLQTDHQPLLSRMINNHQKPEEEAVIAAVRIEEDVSSCFHDSFQHLPVTYEMLKAAPKKYTVLQKVISFIQGTWPARCEGIQDIEVRSFFSRRDSYSVIDGCLMMVDRIVVPMSLQKRILKQVHEGQPGIERAKAVARGIVFWPTMDEDITSYVRRCSSCASAAKSPPQAQPQPWPRAEGPWQRIHIDFAGPVDGMYYLVMVDSFSKWSEILQTRSPTTSTTIAFLQEGISRFGIPLVIVSDNGSQFTSADFRTFCEKFRIVHIRTAPYHPQSNGQAERFVDTLKRSFKKIVGGGETSTASALQTFLYVYRSTPSTVLNGNSPAQVMLGRPMRTTLDLLRPSPKPDFQLQQSGKRSFSAGSKVFAKVYSSNENWKWMPGTILEAIGSVSYNVLLDCQVGRRKVLRSHVDQLRSRMEEAVPVEPAPLSILIDDFGLSANEATQPRRSESPAVVPDQQSFHEETVESSVVVPEETLSIEEEETLLPTENSLPIQTSTPVQPVSRRPERSIRPPRRLADFHCYQLKGGDATMATRASYNRSSHDRDDAVQNEKF; this is encoded by the exons ATGCATTTCGTAAAGGACTGCCAGTTTTCCAAGCACACCTGCAAACAGTGTAAGAAAACGGGCCACAAAGAGGGCTACTGTGGTtgcttttcaaaaactttcacgGAGTCCAGCGGCGAGAAGAAAACTGGTGCGAAGAAGAAGCCATTCAACACGAAGGTCATCCAAACCGTACAGCAGGTTCGTAGCCGCCGGAGGTTCGTCACCGTCATCTTCAATCAAAAATCAGCCAAACTGCAATTGGATTGCGGTTCCGACATCACCGTCATCAGCCACCGAACATGGAAAATGATTGGAGCACCTCCATCATCACCAACCAGCGTGGAAGCATCAACGGCATCAGGGGAACCACTAGAGCTAATCGGCGAATTCACTTGCCCGATAACCGTCGGGGACACCACGTTGGCAACGGTCTGCTACATCACATCGGTTGCAGATCTGAACGTCATCGGACTGGACTGGATGGACGCATTCGATCTCTGGTGGTCGAAGCCGCTTGCTGCCTACTGCAAACAG AAGGTGGACGAAGCGCTGGATCGACTCCAACGGTCGGACATTATCTCACCTGTGGATTTTTCCGACTGGGCGGCACTTATCGTCGTAGTCAAGAAACCCGGCGGCAAGGTGCGGGTATGTGCCGATTACTCCACTGGGCTCAATGCGGCACTCGAAAGTAACAACTATCCTCTTCCAACGCCGGAGGAGATTTTCAGCAAAGTGTCTGGCAGTCGAATCTTCAGCATCATCGACCTGTCGGGCGCATACCTGCAGGTGGAGGTCGACGACGAGTCCAAGAAGTTGCTGACCATCAACATCCACCGAGGCTTATTCCGGTTCAATCGTTTGGCACCAGGTGTCAAATCAGCCCCCGGCGCGTTCCAGCAGCTGATGGCGAAGATGGTAGCCGGTCTACGCGGCGTAGAAGTTTTCCTCGACGACATTCTGGTGCACAGCAAGACGCTCGAGGAACACAACCGAATCCTGCACATGCTCTTCCGGCGCCTGCGTGAATATGGTTTTCACCTGCGAGTGGAAAAATGCCGGTTCTATCAAGATCAGCTCAAATACCTCGGACACATCATCAGTGCCAGGGGTATCCAACCGGATCCAGCGAAAATTGCAGCGATTTCGGAGATGCCTGCTCCAACCGACGTGTCCACATTGCGCTCGTTTCTGGGTGCAGTCAATTTCTACGGGAAGTTCGTCCGTGAGATGCATCAACTACGCCATCCGTTGGACAACCTGCTCAAGAAAGACACGAAATTCGTCTGGAATCGAGAGT GCATCGGTGCGGTTATTCTGCATCGTTTCTCGAACGGCACCATCAAGGCGGTATCGCACGCATCAAAATCACTGTCCGCAGCAGAGCAGAACTACAGCCAGATCGAAAAGGAAGCACTGGCATTGGTTTTCGCTTGTACGAAGTTTCACTGCATGCTGTGGGGTCGCCGTTTCACATTGCAAACGGACCATCAGCCGTTGCTGTCTCGAATGATTAACAATCACCAGAAGCCCGAAGAAGAAGCAGTCATCGCCGCAGTTCGAATTGAAGAAGATGTCAGTTCCTGCTTCCACGATTCGTTCCAACATTTGCCAGTCACCTACGAGATGCTCAAGGCCGCCCCCAAGAAGTACACCGTGCTGCAGAAGGTAATTTCTTTCATTCAAGGTACCTGGCCGGCGCGTTGCGAAGGCATCCAAGACATCGAGGTTAGATCGTTCTTCAGCCGTCGTGATTCCTACTCCGTAATCGACGGTTGCCTCATGATGGTCGACCGAATCGTGGTTCCAATGTCCCTTCAAAAACGAATCCTCAAGCAAGTACACGAAGGACAGCCTGGTATCGAGCGGGCAAAAGCAGTTGCTCGTGGAATCGTGTTCTGGCCGACGATGGATGAAGACATCACCAGCTACGTCCGCCGGTGCTCGAGCTGTGCAAGTGCTGCCAAATCTCCGCCACAAGCTCAGCCACAACCATGGCCTCGCGCTGAGGGACCGTGGCAACGCATCCACATCGATTTTGCTGGACCTGTGGATGGAATGTACTATTTAGTAATGGTGGATTCTTTCTCCAAGTGGTCGGAGATTCTACAAACCCGTTCTCCTACAACCTCTACTACCATCGCTTTCCTGCAAGAAGGTATCTCTCGATTCGGAATCCCTTTGGTCATCGTTTCCGATAACGGAAGTCAGTTCACAAGCGCTGATTTCCGTACATTTTGCGAAAAGTTTCGAATCGTCCACATCCGAACAGCGCCCTACCACCCACAATCAAACGGGCAAGCGGAAAGGTTTGTGGATACGTTGAAGAGATCGTTCAAGAAAATCGTCGGGGGAGGAGAAACATCAACCGCTAGCGCACTGCAAACGTTCCTGTATGTGTACCGATCCACTCCGTCAACGGTGTTGAACGGTAATTCTCCTGCCCAGGTCATGCTTGGACGACCGATGAGGACAACTTTGGACCTGTTGCGACCATCACCGAAACCCGATTTCCAGCTACAACAGTCAGGTAAACGAAGTTTCTCGGCAGGTTCCAAAGTATTCGCCAAGGTCTATTCTTCAAACGAGAACTGGAAGTGGATGCCTGGAACCATTCTTGAAGCAATCGGGAGTGTGAGCTACAATGTCCTGCTGGATTGTCAAGTGGGCCGACGCAAGGTTCTGCGCTCACATGTCGACCAGCTCCGCTCGAGGATGGAAGAAGCCGTTCCAGTTGAACCAGCACCGCTGTCCATCTTAATCGACGATTTTGGCCTTTCCGCAAACGAAGCAACACAGCCCCGGCGAAGCGAGTCGCCGGCCGTCGTACCAGATCAGCAGTCATTCCATGAAGAAACTGTTGAGTCATCCGTGgttgttcctgaagaaactctgtcGATTGAAGAAGAAGAAACTCTATTACCGACGGAAAACAGTCTGCCCATCCAAACATCAACACCCGTGCAGCCAGTATCGCGACGTCCAGAGCGCTCAATCCGGCCGCCGAGGAGATTGGCTGATTTCCACTGCTATCAACTCAAAGGGGGAGATGCTACCATGGCTACGAGAGCAAGCTACAATCGTAGTAGCCATGACCGTGACGATGCAGTTCAAAATGAAAAATTTTGA
- the LOC134290560 gene encoding uncharacterized protein K02A2.6-like, producing MTHDWGNSVVKPYVAFQNELSYINGLVMGVSKLAVPRTLRSRMCQLAHEGHSGQSVMKNRLRDKYWWPNMDGETVKLYESCEGCRLVHRANPPDPMSRRSLPEKPWIDLAIDFLGPMPSGEYILVTIDYYSRYMVLEIMTKITAQETIQRLKRIFRTWGYPRTITLDNDKQFVSKEFGNFCKTLSIHLNHSTPYWPQANGEVERQNRFLLKRLKISNALYGNWKTELDNYLILYINSPHSLTGQAPSELLQNRKLRYKLPQLDDLSSTPPSTEFRDRDTQKKFEGKVREDNRRGAKRSEIEIGDKVLMKNLLPKDKLSTDFHKEKFLVVDKEGTNVTIESDENDKRYERYTSHLRNL from the coding sequence ATGACACACGACTGGGGAAACTCGGTAGTGAAACCGTACGTCGCATTTCAAAACGAACTGAGCTACATAAACGGGTTGGTCATGGGAGTTTCAAAACTGGCCGTGCCTCGGACATTGCGTAGTCGTATGTGCCAACTGGCGCACGAGGGCCATTCTGGCCAATCAGTTATGAAAAATCGATTGCGTGACAAATACTGGTGGCCCAACATGGACGGAGAGACAGTAAAGCTCTACGAGTCTTGCGAAGGATGCCGTTTAGTGCATCGCGCGAATCCACCGGATCCCATGAGCAGACGGTCGCTACCAGAAAAGCCGTGGATTGATCTGGCGATCGACTTTCTCGGTCCGATGCCTAGCGGCGAATATATCCTTGTAACAATCGATTATTACAGCAGGTATATGGTGCTTGAAATCATGACCAAAATCACAGCCCAGGAGACGATTCAGAGGCTAAAAAGGATCTTTAGAACGTGGGGTTATCCGAGAACAATTACCTTGGATAATGACAAACAGTTCGTTTCCAAAgaatttggaaatttctgcaaaacGTTAAGTATTCATTTGAATCACAGCACACCCTACTGGCCGCAAGCCAACGGCGAGGTCGAGCGGCAAAACAGATTCTTACTGAAACGACTGAAGATATCCAACGCCCTCTACGGCAATTGGAAAACGGAGCTCGACAACTACCTGATCCTTTATATCAATTCGCCCCACAGCTTGACTGGCCAAGCACCGAGTGAACTTCTCCAAAACAGGAAACTCCGCTATAAACTACCCCAATTGGATGACCTCAGCTCAACACCACCAAGTACCGAATTCCGCGATCGTGACACTCAAAAGAAATTCGAAGGAAAAGTACGAGAGGACAATAGGCGAGGAGCGAAACGTAGCGAGATAGAAATCGGTGACAAAGTTTTGATGAAGAACCTGCTACCGAAAGACAAGCTTTCCACCGACTTCCACAAAGAGAAGTTCTTGGTTGTAGACAAAGAAGGTACAAATGTCACGATCGAATCGGATGAAAATGATAAACGCTACGAACGTTATACATCCCATTTGCGCAACCTCTGA